GCGGTGGATAGGATAGAATTTTGGTGGAAGGGGCATGGAGCAAGCATGCTACGCTAAGTGACTGCTGTTACACATTTAGCAGCACGCTGAGAGGCTGCAACTGAAGGATCAACTGGAGGTAAGAGAGGTGTGTTTAGTTGTAGATGAGATTGCCAGGCAATATACACAGTCAGGGCATTTTCATATGAACTCGACTCGTACAAATGTTGCTGCCATTCGTACCTGCTGCTTGATCCCCAGAGCgaccacacactcacacacacacacactgagataTTTACGTAGAAAGAGCGCGACAAGATAAAAAACCTGGCACACTAAATCTGCCTCATGTGCGCCACACAACACATGCAGTGTTAGTGGCCCCCTTCCCAATGCCAACGCGTCGTATGAGCAACGCAGCAACTGGCCCTCTTGCATAGGTTTTAGATTTGGAATGAAATCCAGGTATGGGCATTGGTTTGCCTCTTGCCATATGCAAAATAATGCACACAAATTTTTACTGTTCGCTGAATTCACTTAGACAAATGTACTTTATACCCGAGATTCTCTGTATATCGTATGCGAATACTTCTGTGCAATCTGTGCACGCATTTTACTCGGATTTTTATGATGGGCTTTTAAATTAGTGTTTATGACAGCATCTACAAAGTGAAGCGAAAAATATGGTATGCAAAACGAGCAGATATCCTATAAACAAGTTAACACATCCGCTAcgctagtatattttgaatgtacctAACTCcggtatattataatatttttgcggtatatttattgggtatattttaagaataatatcacactgttttgctgttattcaaattgaatagctagtatctcacagtcgacgGCAGCTGTCTTACATGTtagaatttaattgattttatttatatcaaaaatttaataattcaaattaaaataaatatgttgaaTTCAGaaagaaatttttaaacaattaaacaatattaatagttttattttcaaatttaatttaagatctttattaaaatttatttcacaaaTCAAGCAAAGCTCTCTAGTATAGACAACATTCGCTAAATCAAATTATAGGGTACTCATAATTGACGTCTAGTGGGCATTGCTGCATATCCTGAAATGCGTGTGCTGCTTGAGAGCTTCATAACTGCAAGTGCAACTGTTGGACTGCTTAAGTGATTGAGTATGCGCAAAGGCAACTGTCAGATGGGAATAGAAAGCAGCTTGCTCAGATTGTTAGGAATTTCATGATTTGACCAGAAAGTCTACATGCATCAGACGTAATTTACATTGAACTAATGCTAGCACTTTGGCCAGAAAAGATTGGGAAAATGTGTATCAAACATATTATTCTCAGTTAAGCTCTGCATATTCAATCAATTTGGCTGATAATACTATTTTCAACTCAACAAACTCACATTTCATTAAATGCGCATAactttaatcaaataaatgcaTGTCTATAATTACAATTGAAGAATGAACTTAATAAACGTTATTAGATTTGTatccattttatttaaatgcattcattcattcatttgattCAAGTACACTTTACTTGATGGCATATCATTAATGGCAACtcttttaacaattttatctgTGCTGGGCATAAAAAACTGCAAGTTAATTTCACACAACACTTTATGCGCTGCAATTtgagagcaacaacagaaagcggcaagcggcaagcggcaaaaaaataacacaaaataaaaacaacaataatatcgTACATTTGGTGTGCAATAAATTGAACAAGCAGCCACCTActttaaaagcattttcagAGCAGCCATCCAAACGGTGCCAGACACCACCAGACCACCTCGAATCGCGCATCGCGCATCGTACTCAGctcacagcacagcacagcaccgCGCACCTCGTATCCCGCATCCCCCATCTCGACAACAGCTCTGGCTCTGGGGCCACGAGGTTGCTAAAAAAGATACCGGAAATGTTACAGGAAACAAAATGACTTAATGGCCGCGATTGCCACGCCATGGGGCCAGCATCAACTCCAGCTTCAGCTCTGGCTTCATGACCAGGCCAACCATTCATTGCAGCCACTGAGGTCAGCAGAAAAGGAGAaacagaatacaaaaatataaaaggaTAGTCAGCTTTTGGTAGCCCCAAGCTAAGGTGCACTTACAAAGATCTATAGATTCAATGCTGCtgcaaagtgaaaataaaacagaataCGATGACATTAGTGCCACTGCGGCAAAAATATCAAAGTTTGAGCAAACAGccaattatttaaagaaatataacaatataaatactttCGATTATCCTatgtattaaataaactatatttacaGGTCTAGCAATACCAAGCAAGGGTCCTATCGATTACGGAAGTGAATAGATAGGTCCGATTAAAAAAGGCAGGAGTATCGATCGTGAGGAGAGACACGTGGATGCTTAGTGACGACGACGAGAAGAAACAAGATGCCCTGAGGAgcttttgtaaatattataaatacttacATGTTAAACTAACAAATTGGAAAACTTATACATAATATTAACAGAGACATTCATATAATCAATCTCATATTAATTCATAGCTTTATGTTTATGAACATGTTGTGGTGTCGATAGGAGATTATTCTATAGTAAGTTTAAAGAAATGATGAGAAAAAACGGGTGGTAACTTTGATCTTATATGAAGCAAATAAGATTTTCTTAATTACTTTATTGGTCAGCTTACGATTTTCAATTCATTGTTTAAAAATTCTCAAATGTTTCACTTAACTTTAATTGTATCAACGAACATTGATACTTCGAACCCTTTAACCTCGCAGATAAGCCGTATTAAATATCCTTTCTTCTTTTAATGAGGTGTCCAGAAAATGAGTTCTCAATGAGCCAAATAATGGACCATCAAATGGACATATACTCCTAATTACCATCAGCTTGGTTAGCACTGACTGCAGTTAATGCAgcccacaaacacacacgagCACTGAACGAAAGAGATAGGAAGAATGACATGTTGAAATGGTTGCGACTTTCTTTGTGCCAAAACATAgttctaattaaattaattaagcgAAGCGAAAGCGTAGCGTATGCAAGCCAATTAgtggaaaatgcaaattaaatgtctGGCCGAGAGTGGCCAGTAGACCGCaacggagacagagacaagGACATTCCCGACACTCGACCCACAGCACATCTCCCCAATGCCGACGCCAACCCCAGCCCCAACCCTAACCTACACTCGCCTGCCAATTCAACCACATTAAGAATATCTACTACATGCCATACTCCAAGTAGAAAATATTGTCTCCAGGCATTGTTTCACTGTCAGATGTCCGTTGTTCTTTGTTCGCCACACGGTCATAATTGCGTTTAGACATGTAagctttattttgtataccctgtaactAAAATGCCCCATAAGTGGTTAACAAATTTTAGCGTCAACATGTTTGCGACATACTAAGTGAACACCTAAACTCCCCACCGAATTTATAAATGATTAACgcatttaatgtttaatgcttagagcatttatatttttattttggtcaTCTTAGTAATCaactaaattgaaaacattacttaaaaatagaattaaagCAAAAGGCCAACAGATTTTTTCCTTGATTTGTTATGTGATGGGTATATGCCAGTCATGTATATCAGTTGAAAGTacgaatacatacatatgtacactgTCTTTCCATGCGATCCAGTCCGgatctgcatgtgtgtgcaaatGTCTGTGTGACAGACTTAATGACAgcataattaaacaaaacaaacagcagaCTAATAAAACTCTTATGCAGCATGTCGCTCACGGCTACCTTGAAACGGTAACAGCAAAGTTACCCCCCCTCTCTCTTACCCTTTCACACCCCCATTCCCTGCGCCCACGCTTAAGCACATTTGTCAAGCGACAATTAAAGTCATGATAATAAAAGTAGGCAGCAGACAAGCATTTACTTACAtgctatacatacatacatacatacatgcacataCTCATACTCTTGCGTATTACATTTATCTTACCCACTTTGAAACTACTTATCGCCTCCTTCCCCTACATATGTtacatatctatatatgtacatatgtatgtccaTATGTGATTCCTTAAATTCCGTGCATGTCGATTTAGTTATTTATGCACAAAGTTCAGCACAAAGGATGAACCCCTGTTATGGTTGGGCTCAGAGGGCAAGTTGGCGGGGCCTATTAATTTCAACATTAAAGCAATGACTCTTGTGTCTGTAATACCCACCGCCAGTAGGTTTAATTCTTAAATTGgccaaattaaatcaattctCATTATGGAAAAATATCTATTCGAAGATAATTTGTATAGCTcgatttattattcaaattcgCAAGCAGTTTAACTTAAAACCAACTGTTAACAAGAGAGTttcaatcgagtgtgctcgactgtgagatagccgctacccattttcaataaaaccaaattcttaaaatataccacaaataccaaaatataccaaaggtcaTATGTGTAACGaaattttactttaaactACATTATAGAGAACTAATCATACCAGACGCTACTGCCAAACaatagtatttcttaaataatttttacacattttatcCGATTGCAACGAAATTCTCATGAATCATACATATTGCAATTATTGTTTGCACCAAAAATCATGACTTTTTTTGGAGGGAACGCAAGTTGGTGTGTCAAAAtcttgaaacaaacttgatctttTTCCAGaaataacaagtgctgtcgaaaaaaatataagtcTATCTTTAATAGTCgttgagatctaggtgttcatacggacgcacagacaaacagacgagcagacagatagacggacataaattatgtatgtacatgtatacTTGTGCCAGAACCATAGCTCACAAGTAAttaatcatttcaatttcaatttagtcAATTACTCTAATTCAATCTAtcgacaataaaaataaaatatatatttcatatgtgggggtaataacaaattaatgtttaaataCGAATTCTAAACTACAGCAATTCAGACCAAACAGAAAGCGTTTAGAAAACTGGTGAAAATTCCAAAGATTCAGcttgattttcatatttaaattataattttaatgtatgtcAGAGCTCTGCAGATTTTTCGCATTAGAGCTTGCAACTTTTTGTTGTCGCGCCATTTACCCGCATGCAAATGGAATCGGACACCACTCTCTATCTCCACACCTCCGCACCCTATTCAGCAACTGATATTAAAAGTGCGAAGTGGACAATGACCGGCAAATAATAGGAGAACAGTGTGGAGCAGCTGCTTAAATATttgacaataaaatgaaagcaaatgcgctaatattgaaataacgtgcaaatttatttgctcCGGCAGTCCGGTGCTCGATATAAAAGCCACCGAATGAACATGGCTAACGACGCATTCGAGAAGTCGACAAAAACGCGATGCATCTAACCAAAGGAACGTTTCTGGTACTCACTCTCTGCCTTAGTTGCTCGGACATCTGGGCAACGCCCACCCTTGGCCTCGTTGAAGGTCTGTGGAACGGCTTGGGAAGTGCAACACATGGCATTATCGACGGATTTAAAAATGCTACAAAGGATGGAGTTGACCTAACGAAGAATACTCTAGAAGATCTTCATAACACCAAGTCCAACTTCATAAAAGGTGCCCTGGGAATCGCAGCAAACCTGACCAAAGGCATTTCTGATTCGTTGCTCGGTAGCTTGAAGGACTTGACGGCACAATTGGAAGCTTCGCTTGCGGAGCTTGAATCTCTTGTGGCCAAGGAAAGGAATCTCATTAAGAGAAAGGCATTGCAAGAAGCATTAGATGCGCTGAAGTTACTCCATTCAACGGCCATTCAACTTAAGGCAGATCTGGTCGCTATTAGCGAAAAGATTAGCGGGACAATTGCCGTACAAATCCAGGCCgcaattgaaaaattgaagGAATGGGCAGATGGGCAATTGAAGCGTGTGGATGAATGTACTGCAGGTGCTGGCCTTGCGGAAGCAAAGGAAGTCATTAATGCTCTGGTCGTCAAATACGTCAAAATTCTGGAGGGAAGCATCGAGGAACTTCTTACATTGAAGGCTGTTTTCGAGCTAGAAGTTAACAATGCCATCGAAAAAAAAGCTAAACTAGCCAAGGAGTTAATTGCGCAAATGAAACGATGCTCAGGCTTACTTGCAATTCGATGCCAACTCGCTCTTGCTGACTTGACACAGCAGGTGCTTGCTGCCGCCAACGAACTGAAAGCACTGCAGAAAAGGGGTCAGGAATTGATCGAGGCTGGAGTCTATGCCAGCGCACAAATCAAGCTGACTTTGATTGAATTGGGCAAGGAAAAGCTGAAAATCGaaataattattgatattatCATTGAGAAGTACGCGACAACCACCTCTTCAAGCTCAACTGCAGCCAGCACCACTGCAGCCAGCACCACTGCAGCCAGCACCACTGCAGCCAGCACCACTGCAGCAAGCTCAACCACCGATAGCTCAACCGCGGCTAGCACAACCGAAGAAAGCTCGAGCTCATCTGAAGCCGAATCTAGTAGTGCATCTGATGGCTCTGGGGATAATGAATCTTCAAGTGAATCCCAAGCCCCTGGTGGAGATGATTCTACAAGTGAGTCCCAAGCCCCTGGTGGAGATGATTCTACAAGTGAATCTCAAGCCCCTGGCGGAGATGATTCTACAAGTGAATCCCAAGCCCCTGGCGGAGATGATTCTACAAGTGAATCCCAAGCCCCTGGTGGAGATGATTCTACAAGTGAATCCCAAGCCCCTGGCGGAGATGATTCTACAAGTGAATCCCAAGCCCCTGGCGGAGATGATTCTACAAGTGAATCCCAAGCCCCTGGCGGAGATGATTCTACAAGTGAATCGCAAGCCCCTAGTGACGATAGCTCTACAGGCGCATCAGACGCAGATTCTACCAGCGAATCCGAACCCTCTGGCGGAGATGATTCTACAAGCGAATCGGAGGCCCCTAGTGACGAAAGCTCTACAGGCGCAGTTTCTGCAGAACCAGCAAATGCGGAGTCTACTACACGTTTGGGATGCTGAAGGCAACTCTTGAATCCAGCATTATTGACACAGCAACAGTATGAACGACTAAATGCAGACACTTAAACTTAATTTTGGTGGTGGGTAAATTCAAGACagcataataaaaatgaaattttcaatgCAAAACTCAATCGTTTAACGAAATGTGGCGATGCGAAATTACGCGTCGTATCTGTGGTTCAGTTGCTTCATGTGCAACgcattcattttcattttccgagTAATTATGATGCTATTCACCGTTTGCCGCTTTACTCGTGCAACATTTTTCGCTGATCCAAGcacaacgtgcaacgtgcgcCGCCTGCTTAAGTGCATCGGTGCTCCGCACCGGAACGTTGCCAGTGACCATTGGCAATCGCGAGGCATTAAGTCATTTTGTTTCCTGCTACATTTCCGGTATCTTCCTTTTAGCACTGTGTGCAGCTTCCCGCCATTGCCAGACATCCCTCGCGAGCTATAGATTGAGCTTGGTTTGGGTTTCCAATTGAGTCTGGGGCAACTCTGTGTTCGCCATTGCTGtcgtttttgctttatttttggttGCCGTGGCTCCAAATTTATTAGCCATCTTACACATGGACAAACATGTTTCCTCTCTTTTTTATCTCTAGCCTAGaataaacatacaaaattgTGTTTTCTTAGAGTTTACTGGCTAATGTCGCTAGTAAAAAACTTATTATTcatgaattaaatttgttaatctATGCCCTGATAGCTATTaagttttttgctttttatcaGTACACCTGGCTAAtgattggttttttttttagaataacaaacaacatttgcaatatttgtttaaagggcttaacaaacatttcaaatgataataaattgGCGCAAAcagtttgcatatttattaaatatttacataaaatcCAATTCAAAAGTGTTTACTCAGGCATTTCATTATAGTTTTTTtcagttaaaaataatattgcttTAATAACTATTATGTGTTTATTTAGGTAGCTTTTTGACAAATTAACCGATGCTAAAATCCGCATTAAAAATGGTTTTACATAATCGCAAAATGTTAGATTTATTACGAgtatatatgaatgtattgCATTTTGTAACGAATGATACTTTAAATCAAAAGTTAATGTTGAATGattatgtaaaaataaatgagcTTACATTAAAGCCgatttatgtatttatcttATCAACTTCTGCACATTTATCCTACATAGATATTCATAAcaactaaatataataaaataagtagTTATTGTCAAATATGACAATAATACATAAAATCGTCATTAGATATTTCCACCTTTTTGTCTCATAGTAATCAATacctttttaatattttcaaacacttttttcatttcataagTATTTGTATACAAACATAAAGTAATATGCATTCAGctgtttaattgatttttattgtattctgTCACTGTAAATTATTAGAGCGTTCAGcaattgattaaatatttaaattttttgtatgcCGACAAACGTGTAGATAACAGTCTAAAGTTTAATTGCGTCACTAAACCAAATAATTTCGCAATTCTGACATTGTGTTAGGCAACTAAATGCATAGTTGATATAAACTCCACCCAGCTGCACGTTGAGTAACTCTCAATACCCCTCTTTCAGATATGTATTTCctgaatatttttgttgctgcaaaaTAGTTCTTATTTTCCCCAGGGAAATTTCTTTCTACACTAGCAAATCTCCATTGCCATTTTGTTGTGACCTTTTGAAAGCCCTACCATAATTTTCTATACTACTCTACTTTCATATGTGTATTATATAACAGTCTTGTGTTTTGTAATACAGACTTGCGGTATCTTTTATACTTGTATAATATTAACGGGTCGTATGCCAGAAAATGCTATGTTATATAACAATTTCGACCATTTGTGCAAACTAAAATATAAGAGCTTTTAAGCTCAATCCTTAACTCTGTCATAAAGCTTATAAGGGTGGCTAAAGTTTCTCTGCGTATAACAGTTGCAATAAACATGTATACAGTTCGCGTCCTGAATAGTTATACTTTTTTATGGAAGGAGGTCGACAAAATTACCCGTACAAAATGAGGAGAGGGCCCAAGGCCCTGCAGGGGTAGCAAAGGACATTCAACTATATGAGAATTTTACAGGAAAAAATGCGATTGTTTactatatttcttaatttgctcgcatgcatttttattgacggtaatatatattttgaaaaacaatttttcatatctggtatatttggttttatttaattacttatcATATACTGAGCACTATTCCTAGATATCTTTattgtatacatattttatattttatcatttgAATTGTTGAGTTGCTGCTTCTGAAGGTTGCTGATTGCtgtttaagcaaataaaaatatacaaatatgtgcGATATATACTTTgaagcatttaaaattcgtTTTTGCTTATTGTTAAATGACTTAGTACTTGTCTTGTCATTTAACCGCAATTGACAGCGATTAGACAAAGGGACTAGCTAAGTGGCTAAGAGTAGTTAGtatcagtttttattttttagtcaGAGGTGTTGTGGATTATGAATGCCAAACAGTTTGCAATTGTTAtcgttttattattgtaatcgCATATATCTAACAGTACATCGGGAATGGGAGTTGTTAAATATGCGGGACTTACACTTACCATATACTAAACTTAGGCTAACAGTTTGACTTTATTATTAGgaattttcattcaattttgcataggaataattttgcaaatatatagTATCAAGATATCGTTAGGATTACCAAAAGAAATGGACCAATTTAAATGCCTTTTGAGTTTAAGTTAATGCAAATACCTACGAGAACTCTTAGAACTATTAATAGTCCTGCGATGGACTCTTGACTCGTCTGTTCTCGTTGATATGATATTGAGCTTAATGTGAGGGGGACAACAACCGCTCTGAAATACAACCAAATTCTAAACACTATTCAAAATGCGAAGCTCTGCTTGCTCTTTTCGCTGCTAATACTCAACTAATtggcacaaacacaaatgaaaaacgaaaaaccgaaaaaataaaatctagcCAGGGCCCGATTCCCAGCTTATGTCGCCAATTAACTCCAGTTCTCAGTGGTATTCAACGCGAGCTATCGGAACACCCATATCATCTAACTCAAAGACGATCATTTTGCGTTTCCTTCGCACATTGGCCGGGGGTGCTATCTGCTTTGCATTTTCCAACGCTGTGCTGCTTATCGTTGTCCTTTTTGTGGTTACATCCTTAAATGGATTCTGCGGCCTtgccgtcgttgtcgttgtagtggttgtggttgttgtagttgttgtggttgtagtGGTTGTTGCCGCCTTTCGGATCGTTGCCTTTTCCACCTGTTGCTTCGTTGTCGCACTGGCTTGT
This DNA window, taken from Drosophila nasuta strain 15112-1781.00 chromosome 2L, ASM2355853v1, whole genome shotgun sequence, encodes the following:
- the LOC132798379 gene encoding neurofilament heavy polypeptide; the encoded protein is MHLTKGTFLVLTLCLSCSDIWATPTLGLVEGLWNGLGSATHGIIDGFKNATKDGVDLTKNTLEDLHNTKSNFIKGALGIAANLTKGISDSLLGSLKDLTAQLEASLAELESLVAKERNLIKRKALQEALDALKLLHSTAIQLKADLVAISEKISGTIAVQIQAAIEKLKEWADGQLKRVDECTAGAGLAEAKEVINALVVKYVKILEGSIEELLTLKAVFELEVNNAIEKKAKLAKELIAQMKRCSGLLAIRCQLALADLTQQVLAAANELKALQKRGQELIEAGVYASAQIKLTLIELGKEKLKIEIIIDIIIEKYATTTSSSSTAASTTAASTTAASTTAASTTAASSTTDSSTAASTTEESSSSSEAESSSASDGSGDNESSSESQAPGGDDSTSESQAPGGDDSTSESQAPGGDDSTSESQAPGGDDSTSESQAPGGDDSTSESQAPGGDDSTSESQAPGGDDSTSESQAPGGDDSTSESQAPSDDSSTGASDADSTSESEPSGGDDSTSESEAPSDESSTGAVSAEPANAESTTRLGC